From Streptomyces griseorubiginosus, one genomic window encodes:
- a CDS encoding GNAT family N-acetyltransferase, giving the protein MAAVEAGVAVERVEQVRLVPWGEGDFWLLERTNSPEMTAHLGGPESAEKLVARHRRYVELSAGRMYRVTLVESGETVGSIGFWEREWRDAAVWETGWGILPEFQGRGLAARAARALIAEARAAGGHRYLHAFPSVEHAASNGVCRRAGFTLLGQAEFEYPKGHWLTSNDWRFDLEGGEG; this is encoded by the coding sequence ATGGCTGCGGTGGAGGCGGGTGTGGCGGTGGAGCGAGTGGAGCAGGTGCGGCTGGTGCCCTGGGGGGAGGGGGACTTCTGGTTGCTGGAGCGGACCAACAGTCCGGAGATGACCGCGCATCTGGGCGGGCCCGAGAGCGCCGAGAAGCTCGTCGCGCGGCATCGGCGGTACGTCGAGCTGTCGGCGGGCCGGATGTACCGCGTCACGCTGGTGGAGAGCGGGGAGACGGTCGGCTCGATCGGGTTCTGGGAACGTGAGTGGCGGGACGCGGCGGTGTGGGAGACCGGGTGGGGGATCCTGCCGGAGTTCCAGGGGCGGGGGCTGGCCGCGCGGGCGGCCCGAGCACTCATAGCCGAGGCACGGGCCGCGGGCGGACACCGGTATCTCCACGCCTTCCCGAGCGTGGAGCACGCGGCGTCCAACGGGGTCTGCCGCCGGGCGGGCTTCACGCTGCTGGGACAGGCCGAGTTCGAGTACCCGAAGGGGCACTGGCTCACGTCCAACGACTGGCGGTTCGATCTGGAGGGAGGGGAGGGCTGA